From the Candidatus Zixiibacteriota bacterium genome, the window CAGCGATAGTAAGCAGTCCTTGGCCCTCTTTTTTCAGAAATGAAACATCTACCGATGGGTCACTGCAGGAAAAGGGCGAGACAATCCCTTCCCCGGCAAGGACGGACTCGATAAACGAAAGCTTTTGATGGTTACCGCCCGAAGCCAGATCGAATGTAAAAAGATACATACATCCCTTAAAGCGGGATGAGCAGATAGCGACAATTTTTGAATCCACTGTCGCGATTTTCTTGACTTTACCTTCATCGGTCGAGCGAATCGAAGAATAGACATAGGCCGGGAATGAGCCGTTTTTATGAGTGACCGTGCCGATATGGTAGTCCAGTACGGTCTTGATTCGAAAATGATTCGAAAGGACCGCGCAGGGCTTTAGCTCTTCATCGAAGCGCGGCATCAATCCGCAGAGCATAAGAATCACACCCGATTTGGACAGTTCCACCAGCCCTTCCTGGTCGCGCTCGGACATGACATCGGTGGTCGGGACAAAGATCATTTTGTATTTCTTCATCGACTCGTAGTCGCGATTTTCGCGGACGCCATAAGTGAGCTTGAGTCGCATCAGATCGCGGCAGAATCCGACTGTGGAATCATCCAGGAGCTTCTGAATGTAGGGAAATTCTTTTGGCGACGGGGCTTCACGGAGCCAATAGTATAAGCGGTTCCCGAGTACGGCAATCTCGGGATCGGCAGCCATCTCATCGAAATCGACGGTTGAAAGTGTCGTGTTGAAATTCTTGGCGGTCTCAAAGCCATCGGTGACCGTTCCGTCGTTGTTAAGAGGCGCGCCATGCCAGTGATCGCGATTGACAAACATATAGTGGTTGAGTCCCTTGAACCCGGCCGCAATTCCGCTCGCATAATAAAATCTTCGCGTATTATTCGAAATTGGAGCGATACTTTCTTCCCGCTCGGGGTCTTCGGCAGCCTGACCAGAGGCGAATGAAGCGGCAAAGGCAAAGCCGTACTCGGCCTTGAGAAAGCGGGCCTTGTTGACCAGATCAAAATAACTCCCTTCGGGGAAGACATTGCTTCCGAGGAACGGCGCGCGGTCTACGGGAACAAGATTAAATGCGGGAATCAAATCGCCCGGACGAAAATAAAGTGACCTGAACATCAGCGGCTCAACGGTGTAGGTTTTGAAGATGTCCTCAAGCGATTCCAGGTAAGTGTTGAGTATATATTCACGGAACCTAAACCAATCGAGGACTTTAGGATAATTTTTGGATTCCAAATCGGTGAACTTACGAGGCGGGTCAACATGCTCGAAATCAGCATTCTTTTCTTTATAGAGGTTATTCAGAACCTTAACATCCTGATATTTCTTCTCCAAAAAGGAGGGATAGTGCGCGGCGAGAACATCGGGATTGTAATCGGCTGAGGCCGGATCAAGATTCCGCCCGAAAGAGGTTTCATAATCAAGTTCTACCATGAAAACAGGACCGCGGGGATGGACATAATTTTTGGTCGTCTCTATAAATGCCTTAAAGTAATTGCGGAGAAAGAACTGGAAATTAGGATGAAGGTAACTTGGCAAAGAGCCCCCCTCTACCCCAAAATCATCGCGAAGTTTTACTTCGGCGCCAGCGGCGTCTCTCGCTAAAACTTTACTGTCGTTGAAGATAAATTTGGGAAGTCCCCCAAATTTGACCTGTCCTGCCACCCATGGGCCGGGACGCAAAATGACTTTGAAACCAAATTCTCGGGCTAACTCAAGGAAAACCACGAGGTCTTTCTTTGGGTCATCAAAGCCGTTAAAATCGACTCCGCGGCTGTCGCTTTGATGGATATTCCATGGCACAGCTGTCGAGATTATACGGAATCCGGCCTTCTTTATTCGCTCAAAGCAGATAGACCAGTATCGCTTATCAATACGAAAATAGTGTAATTCAGCTGAGAATGGTTCGTATGTTTCTTTTCCGATGGAGAACTTATTTCCGATAACCCCGAGCATATAAAGCCTTGTCTTTCAATATGTTACGAATTTTTTTATGACCAAATCAAGCACTCATAATAGCACAACCATTTGCTCATGTCAATATAAATCGTGTAAATCAAATATACATAATAACTTACAACGTCAAATCAGGTTCAATTAAATCTTTATTGGCGTCGAAAAAAGGTAAATAAAAAAAACCCCGCTGGAGAGCGGGGCTTGTAAAAAAAATCTTGAGGACACAATCTTACTTAAGAAGCATCATCTTCTTAGTCGCAGTATGTTCTCCCGAGACAACTTTGTAGAAATATACTCCAGATGCATATCGTGTGGCGTTCCATTCATACACAACTTTACCAGGAAGAGAAGAGTTGTTAATTTCTTCAACAGCCTGTCCTGCGACATTATAGATGGTCAAAGTATAATCGCCACCCTTGGGTAGGTCGAAGGAAATTATGGTCTTTGGATTAAATGGATTAGGATAATTCTGATTAAGGGCAAACTTTCCAGGCAGATTGATTCCGTCTCCGGTCTGTATTATCCCGAGCGGGTTTCCTACTGGTGTCGGATCGTTAAACTGAGGAACGATGGTGACGCCTGGATTCCCTACTAACTTAAATATCGTGCCTGAAGAGAAGGTCGACGTGTCAAAATCAATTATTGGAAGTAGGCCAGGGCCGGGAGAGAGCGTAAAGTAATACGTCGCAATTAATTTCCGAGCGTTACTTGCAAGCAATCCGTTTCCAGAAATTCTAGCGCCTCCAAAAACAAAACGATTCTGTGAGTTCGCAGAATCGATATTATTGTTGGGATACAGAAATCGGCTCAGATTAAATGCGTTTACCGCAAGAGGTGAAGCTACGGCCGAATCTAAGGTTAGATTGGGCTCGAACCACTTAAAGCCCATCGAGGCGCTAACAACATCCTGTGGGGTCGTAAAAAAGTATAATTCACCCGTCAGCTTGAAATTCAGTCCTGATGCAACAGGCGGTGTAATCACAAGGATGACCGTGTCGGGGGGTGCTGTGTCCTGGGCGAATGACGAACCAGCGAACAGGAAAAGCCCCAAGCATAATAACAATATCAATTTGCACTTCATCTTTCTTCGTGCCTCCATTCCAATGTCAAAAAAATAATTATATTTCAGCTTCGAAATCAAAAAAAATTAACTAAACAAGATAGACAACACCTCCATTTATTTCTCAGCAACTTATGCCTTCTGATTCTTCTACACTCTTCTATTGAAATAATACCATAGGCATTGAGACTAGTCAATAAAAAAACAGTTACAAAAATGTTCATGCAGTTTCTCCTCTGGACATTTTACTCTCCTCCCTTCTGGATAAGATTTTTTGATTCTTAAAACCTTGCAAGTGACTGAAGGGTAAAACTATAGCGGTCTTGTTTGGTCGCATTGAGACCGAGGTTCTATCTCAACGCATTGATTCCAAAAGATATTCCAGCGCCCACCGCATCCATTCACTGCGGAGGACACTGGCTGATTGAACGGTAATAGCGCGGCTCGCGAGAGTATTATGTCCGAACTTGACCCTTTTACTTGTATGGTGTTCCTTCCGCTAAAACAACAATCATGGCTCAAATATCATACAAAAGAACATTTTCCGATTTTCTTTTTCAGCGTCTGTCCGATAGTAGCTAAGACTATTACTTCGAAAGGGCATCGATGTCATCAAACTCGTCAGTTCAAATCGTCGTCGTCGATGATGAGAAATACATCTGCGATGTTATGCTTGAGTCGCTCTCCGGTGAGGGATATGGGGTTACGGCTTTCAACGACCCGTTGATCGCGCTTGATTTTATTGCTGACAATCAAATTGATCTTGTCCTGACCGATCTCATGATGGGCGAGCACACCGGCCTGCAGATTCTTGAGACGACAATGGCCCACCATTCTGATGCTGTGACAATCCTCATGACCGCCCATCCCACAGTACAAACCGCCATCGCAGTGCTCACACAGGGAGCATATGATTTTCTTGTGAAGCCCTTCAAACTCGAAGTTCTCAAAGCCACCATCGCTCGAGGCTTGGCTCATCAAAAGATTTTGCGTGACAAGTTACATCTCGAGGCTCAAGTCGATTTTCTCCGGGCAGCAAACTCCTACGCAGTGACAGAGAATGTTGATGACTACCTCAGACTTATCCTCAGGTCATGCAAGGTTGAATTAGGGGCTACAGCGGCGGCGTTTATAAGGGTAAATCCAAAAACGCATGAGGTCGCAGGCACTTTGTGCGATGCGGACTCGAAAACTGCCGAAGCCGCAGTGCTGGACTTGACATCGGTTCGCCAAATCCTTGCAGACCAGAGCTTTGAGACACAGGTTCAAACCACACGAATCACTGTAGCGGCTCAGGAGAAGTCGATTCAGCTAATCAGTAAACCAATTGTTATCGATACTGCCATCTGTGGTATTATCAACCTCCAAACAATCTCATGGTTTGGCCGGATAACACCGGGACAATTCGACATCCTCACCATTCTCACAAACTCCGCCGCTTCGGCTATCACTGCCAGCAATCTCTATTATGATCTTCGCACATCATATCTGCAAGCTATCCATGCCCTTGCCAACGCCATTGAGGCCCGCGACCCCTACACCGCAGGTCACACCGATCGCGTATTGAAACTGGCCGAACTCATCGCTCGCAAGATGAACTGGAGCGAAAAACAAATCGATCATCTCACCGTCGGCTGTACCCTGCACGATATCGGCAAAATCGGCGTGCCCGATGCCGTCCTCAACAAAGTCGGCAAGCTCACCGATGAAGAGTGGAAACAGATGATGAAACATCCCACCGTCGGCCTCAAAATCGTCAGACATATCGACCTCTTTGCCCCGGCGGTGCCATATATTATTTCCCACCATGAGCGTTACGACGGCAATGGCTATCCCGATGGCCTAAAAGGAGAAGAGATACCATTCGAGGGTCGTCTGCTGGCGGTAGCCGATACCTTTGATGCCATCGTCTCGGACAGGCCCTACCGCAAAGGGGCATCGTTTGAGACCGCCGTCCTTGAACTAATCGCCCATTCAGGCACCCAATTCGACGCAAGCGTCGTGGTCGTTTTCCTCGAAGTCATCCTCGAAAACGGAAAGAGCCTCCAGCAATGGTATAACAGACCAATCGATATAGATTTACTGCAAAAAATTATTCTCACCGAAACGGCACAGGCGTAAACGACACAATCAAAATCACCAGCGAGACAATTCCCATTATAACCGATGTCCGGCTTAGTTTTCGGTTATCGTCCAGCGTTGGTGGGTGAGCGACGCCAAAAAACAACCCAAAGGCCGCAAACAGCCACCACATCTGAGATTCAAACCCCATCACTATC encodes:
- a CDS encoding T9SS type A sorting domain-containing protein; amino-acid sequence: MKCKLILLLCLGLFLFAGSSFAQDTAPPDTVILVITPPVASGLNFKLTGELYFFTTPQDVVSASMGFKWFEPNLTLDSAVASPLAVNAFNLSRFLYPNNNIDSANSQNRFVFGGARISGNGLLASNARKLIATYYFTLSPGPGLLPIIDFDTSTFSSGTIFKLVGNPGVTIVPQFNDPTPVGNPLGIIQTGDGINLPGKFALNQNYPNPFNPKTIISFDLPKGGDYTLTIYNVAGQAVEEINNSSLPGKVVYEWNATRYASGVYFYKVVSGEHTATKKMMLLK
- a CDS encoding beta-galactosidase; this translates as MLGVIGNKFSIGKETYEPFSAELHYFRIDKRYWSICFERIKKAGFRIISTAVPWNIHQSDSRGVDFNGFDDPKKDLVVFLELAREFGFKVILRPGPWVAGQVKFGGLPKFIFNDSKVLARDAAGAEVKLRDDFGVEGGSLPSYLHPNFQFFLRNYFKAFIETTKNYVHPRGPVFMVELDYETSFGRNLDPASADYNPDVLAAHYPSFLEKKYQDVKVLNNLYKEKNADFEHVDPPRKFTDLESKNYPKVLDWFRFREYILNTYLESLEDIFKTYTVEPLMFRSLYFRPGDLIPAFNLVPVDRAPFLGSNVFPEGSYFDLVNKARFLKAEYGFAFAASFASGQAAEDPEREESIAPISNNTRRFYYASGIAAGFKGLNHYMFVNRDHWHGAPLNNDGTVTDGFETAKNFNTTLSTVDFDEMAADPEIAVLGNRLYYWLREAPSPKEFPYIQKLLDDSTVGFCRDLMRLKLTYGVRENRDYESMKKYKMIFVPTTDVMSERDQEGLVELSKSGVILMLCGLMPRFDEELKPCAVLSNHFRIKTVLDYHIGTVTHKNGSFPAYVYSSIRSTDEGKVKKIATVDSKIVAICSSRFKGCMYLFTFDLASGGNHQKLSFIESVLAGEGIVSPFSCSDPSVDVSFLKKEGQGLLTIAVPPPGELSDGFEGNQKEIIIRVDLKAVGMNTPNVKLTNILEGETTTPIKTTAKDLKTGLSFMINYPDGAIYLVEKR
- a CDS encoding response regulator; the encoded protein is MSSNSSVQIVVVDDEKYICDVMLESLSGEGYGVTAFNDPLIALDFIADNQIDLVLTDLMMGEHTGLQILETTMAHHSDAVTILMTAHPTVQTAIAVLTQGAYDFLVKPFKLEVLKATIARGLAHQKILRDKLHLEAQVDFLRAANSYAVTENVDDYLRLILRSCKVELGATAAAFIRVNPKTHEVAGTLCDADSKTAEAAVLDLTSVRQILADQSFETQVQTTRITVAAQEKSIQLISKPIVIDTAICGIINLQTISWFGRITPGQFDILTILTNSAASAITASNLYYDLRTSYLQAIHALANAIEARDPYTAGHTDRVLKLAELIARKMNWSEKQIDHLTVGCTLHDIGKIGVPDAVLNKVGKLTDEEWKQMMKHPTVGLKIVRHIDLFAPAVPYIISHHERYDGNGYPDGLKGEEIPFEGRLLAVADTFDAIVSDRPYRKGASFETAVLELIAHSGTQFDASVVVVFLEVILENGKSLQQWYNRPIDIDLLQKIILTETAQA